In one Melospiza melodia melodia isolate bMelMel2 chromosome 5, bMelMel2.pri, whole genome shotgun sequence genomic region, the following are encoded:
- the HOPX gene encoding homeodomain-only protein isoform X1, which yields MSKAQDRTRLCSRAREVPGPIALPQEEMAMEKPVIPTEEQLEILEYHFCKVNKHPDPTTLCLIAAETGLSEEQTLKWFKQRLAEWRKSEGLPSESGSVRD from the exons ATGAGCAAAGCTCAGGACAGGACACGGCTCTGCAGCAGAGCAAGGGAGG TGCCTGGCCCCATAGCCCTGCCTCAGGAGGAGATGGCCATGGAAAAGCCAGTGATTCccactgaggagcagctggagatcCTGGAATACCACTTCTGCAAGGTGAATAAGCATCCTGACCCCACCACACTGTGCCTCATCGCTGCTGAGACCGGGCTCTCCGAGGAGCAGACTCTG AAATGGTTCAAGCAGCGCCTGGCGGAGTGGAGGAAGTCTGAAGGGCTGCCCTCAGAAAGCGGGTCTGTCAGGGACTAG
- the HOPX gene encoding homeodomain-only protein isoform X2, producing MPGPIALPQEEMAMEKPVIPTEEQLEILEYHFCKVNKHPDPTTLCLIAAETGLSEEQTLKWFKQRLAEWRKSEGLPSESGSVRD from the exons A TGCCTGGCCCCATAGCCCTGCCTCAGGAGGAGATGGCCATGGAAAAGCCAGTGATTCccactgaggagcagctggagatcCTGGAATACCACTTCTGCAAGGTGAATAAGCATCCTGACCCCACCACACTGTGCCTCATCGCTGCTGAGACCGGGCTCTCCGAGGAGCAGACTCTG AAATGGTTCAAGCAGCGCCTGGCGGAGTGGAGGAAGTCTGAAGGGCTGCCCTCAGAAAGCGGGTCTGTCAGGGACTAG
- the HOPX gene encoding homeodomain-only protein isoform X3 yields MAMEKPVIPTEEQLEILEYHFCKVNKHPDPTTLCLIAAETGLSEEQTLKWFKQRLAEWRKSEGLPSESGSVRD; encoded by the exons ATGGCCATGGAAAAGCCAGTGATTCccactgaggagcagctggagatcCTGGAATACCACTTCTGCAAGGTGAATAAGCATCCTGACCCCACCACACTGTGCCTCATCGCTGCTGAGACCGGGCTCTCCGAGGAGCAGACTCTG AAATGGTTCAAGCAGCGCCTGGCGGAGTGGAGGAAGTCTGAAGGGCTGCCCTCAGAAAGCGGGTCTGTCAGGGACTAG